In Saccharolobus solfataricus, a genomic segment contains:
- a CDS encoding sulfurtransferase TusA family protein — protein MIEETTLIYAEDFKPLLDLENSYKLYKLSNIKKLDFGYICYLTMFKLKVECICKPRKDGLDIIEKNGRFIIDITFQKESEERINVKISYRGILEKLLSSIANSIRKNLEEYSRYLLRKQKVENNFRISTLKPDKVVDLRGEECPVPEITLKRELMKANRGEIVEVLTDNPAAVAHTIPEIIKLFNCRYEVLKYEDYVSFRILVLSNIINTDEYVKAIKEFNEIRIKELIRDKKFMSFLYTYFMKLHKTEKVNDFRNYIFNCEKDICLVSSAPLGRGWLFTGLVKNNKIVCARIDTKDGTLLDYEALEYLKKLSSGVSPILLKMIQFLWKRKISERS, from the coding sequence ATGATAGAGGAAACTACACTGATTTACGCTGAAGATTTCAAGCCGTTATTAGACTTGGAAAACTCGTATAAATTATATAAATTATCAAATATAAAAAAGCTAGATTTTGGTTATATTTGTTACCTTACCATGTTCAAACTAAAAGTAGAATGTATTTGCAAACCAAGAAAAGATGGCTTGGACATAATAGAAAAGAATGGAAGGTTCATAATAGATATAACATTCCAGAAGGAAAGTGAAGAGAGAATAAATGTAAAAATAAGTTACAGAGGAATTCTCGAAAAACTCCTAAGTAGCATAGCAAACTCCATAAGGAAAAATTTGGAAGAGTATTCGAGGTACTTGTTGAGGAAACAAAAAGTTGAAAATAATTTTAGAATTTCTACTCTTAAGCCAGATAAGGTAGTAGATCTTAGAGGGGAAGAATGCCCAGTTCCAGAAATAACGTTAAAGAGAGAATTGATGAAGGCTAATAGGGGAGAAATAGTAGAAGTTTTGACTGATAATCCTGCCGCAGTAGCTCACACTATTCCAGAAATAATTAAGTTATTTAACTGTAGATATGAGGTCTTGAAATACGAAGACTACGTATCTTTTAGGATTTTAGTTTTAAGTAATATAATTAACACTGATGAATACGTTAAGGCTATTAAGGAATTTAATGAGATTAGAATTAAAGAACTAATTAGGGATAAGAAATTTATGTCATTTTTATATACATATTTTATGAAACTCCATAAAACTGAAAAAGTTAATGATTTTAGGAATTATATATTTAACTGTGAAAAAGATATTTGTCTAGTCTCCTCTGCACCTCTAGGTAGAGGTTGGCTATTTACTGGACTGGTTAAGAATAACAAAATAGTATGTGCTAGGATTGACACTAAAGACGGAACCTTATTAGATTACGAAGCCTTAGAATATTTAAAGAAGTTATCCAGTGGTGTTTCACCAATTTTACTCAAAATGATACAATTTCTATGGAAGAGAAAAATATCAGAGCGGAGTTAG
- a CDS encoding sulfurtransferase TusA family protein: MEDLTLRQPDEVLDVRGEECPVPEMSASKKLKKMKVGQMLEVLTDHEPAVHVTLPSLCKSLGYPFVVIKDNGIYKVRILKVK; encoded by the coding sequence GTGGAAGATCTAACTTTAAGACAGCCAGACGAGGTTCTTGATGTTAGAGGAGAAGAATGTCCTGTTCCAGAAATGAGCGCAAGCAAAAAATTGAAGAAAATGAAAGTTGGACAAATGCTAGAAGTATTAACAGATCACGAGCCCGCAGTACATGTTACTTTACCTTCTTTATGCAAATCCTTAGGATACCCGTTTGTAGTGATAAAAGATAACGGAATTTATAAGGTGAGAATCCTGAAGGTGAAATAA